cgaaaaaagaaaactgaacgaAATGTCCCTAATCCCTGGAGATGCTTCCTTCACGTAAAGAGATGCCTCAGATTtttcattagggagtatcgtaagcATTGGTGAATTCTCTACTTTGAGAATGTGAAATCTGCAAACAAGTCTGGGCTATCGGGTTTCTTGATCAATAAATTAGCGGGAAATTTCGGCAAACCAAAGCAAATCCACCGAGCCTCTCGCTCTAGAAGAGCGAGAGGGTTAGAAGAGCGAGAGGGTCTAGCGAGGTTTGAACCATCCTTTGCTTTAATTTACTTTCTGAACTGAAAGAAGCAGTGTTAGACGAACAGGCGGATGAAGTGCTTCTGGAAAGTGTTGGTATAATTGTGATTCAGAGCCTCGCGATAACTCCCCGCTCATTACTTTCGCATATGATCGAACTAGGTACGTTTATTCCATTGGAATTTTACAGTGCGTCATCTACCTTCCTATACCCGGTGGCACAAGCGGTTTAACTCACCTGTCGTTAACGCTTGTTTCAATGTTTGATATTTTGTTGTTGTGATCCCTCTGCAGCCGTGTAGCGGACAGCACGTGTTTTCTCGAAGCTGGTCTCACAGGCGAGACCTGAATGAAGACACGATGTTGGCCAAAAGGATGCAGTTTTTCCGGAGCGTATCGAAACCAAGAAAGAGTCGCCAAATGATGAAGCCGCGCAGTTGTAAGTAAATCTTATTTTGTTTGGTTTTTATTCAACGGATGCAATTTGATGTGGGTCTCAGAACGAAAAGCGCAATCTAGGCAATGCTTACAATGTTCAACTTGAACACACTGAACTCTTGTGCCGATACTCGTTCTACACGAAGCGCACACATAGCACACGCAAACACGCTTTTCATAAGCAGTGTATATCCGGGGTATCCTGTCCTGCCTCGTGATCCCTGTGTCGCTTTGTCCAGACAGctaataaaaagaataatcaATTGACTCTTTCATTACGAAATCATGATTTGTTCAGGAGAAATCTTAAGGTTTGGTAGATGCGGTCCTATGTAGAGTGTGTAAAGACCAATGATTCACACTTGTCTGTTGCAATGTCTAAATATTATGTTAGCACCAAGCGAATCATTCCGGATACTGTTTTTTCCCTGAGAAACAGAAATTTGTCTAAGAGGACACGATGTCACCGCAGAGAAAGAAACACAGACTTTAATGTCGCAAACACTGTGTTCAATATACAGAATATCATGGGAGATAAATATTTAGATTAATCACTGCTTAGCAACAGCGATGAAACATTCAGAAATTTTGTAGGCACATTTATTCTTGCGCATGAAAAGGTACCCATGCGTGCAGTGTTCCCATTCCATTTGTTGTTAGCATTGTCTAGTTGCACAGGCAATAGGTTTTGACAATAAATTTGATAAAACTGGCTGTCTGCTAATGAAAATACCTTAGCGATCGTAGAAACTACGCAGAATTGTTTCTTAGAATATGTAAGCAGATTAAAACATTATTATTTCTTATAGGCGCTTTCTGGACAACCTGCAGAGCAATTTCTTAGCGGGAGAAACACGCCATGTTCTTATGTACAAATTTTATTTTGGAGGGACCTCCCTTAAAGTGACATAGTTTCATGTAATTCCATGTGTGCATTCATGCAGTCGCCTTTTTGTACATTTTCATCATTATGCATCACGTGTGGATTAAcctcaacgtttttttttatcaatCCCGACTCTAAATGCCCTCAGCGCACTCGTCGGATGGTCAATTCTTTATGTGTAAATTTACAGTCATTGGGTCTAGAATTTAGTGTCGAACGAGAAAGACGGAAATTTGTGCAACTTATAAAGGCACGCATTTCTTGCTGAATCTGTTTTGTCAAACGTCGCAGGGGCAAGGGGAACAACGTTGGAAAGCATCTCTCACGGGCTTCAACTTGGGAAACTGGATGATCCAAACAAACTTGACGCGGGCTGCTTTATGGTGCGGCAGTTCTGCCACTTGGCGCGGCTTTGCAGATTGATGGGTTGCTTCCACATCGGAGACCTCAACGAGCAAGCTATGACCAGGGCGTCAATCAAGTGGAGAACTCCTTACGTCGTTTATTCGGCAGTCTGGCTATTCTTCGTTCTTTTCCTTCAAGGATTAGTACTGGGTAACAAAATTAGCCGCTTGACTTCCAGCGCGACGTTCACGAAGGCTCTCGTAGTTACGGTTCGCCTCTTTGCGTTGGCCAACGCTCTGGCTAACATCTATTGCATCACCATTCGGGCAAACGGGCTCCTAGAGTTTCTTAGAAAAGCGGCCCGTTTCGAAACAATCAGCGGCTTTCCTCCTCCGAGTCGCCGAGCTGTCGCATCCAGGCGTCGTTGCTTCTTCGTGTTTCAAAAAGTGGCGAAGTTAGCAGTCACCGTGGCCGCTTTTGCTGTTCTTCTGACGGCCCTGTTCGGGCCTTCTTCTCTGGCGAGCGTCAGGTATCGGTGGAACGTCGTGATCAAGATTCTGAGCGCGTTCGCCGACGTCGTGTTCATTTTCTACGAGTCGGTCATGTATCTCGTCTTGAGCTGCGCTGCCGAAGTTCTCGTGCACTACATGAAGGCCCAACTGCGAGCCTTCGACAACTGCCAGCGGTGTGTCAGAGCAGCGCCCTGCAAGGCTGACTTGGCTCTCGAAGTCGAAGCTATACGCGGTAGCGTCTCCAGTATCAGAGAAATGAAGGCGTGCCTCAACGACATGTGGAACCCGGCCATACTGACGTCATCAGTGTGCCTCTTGTGGTCACAGTGCATCAGCCTTTACTGCCTCTTCGCCGATAGAGCAGCTCGCCTTGACGTGTGGTTGGGGTTCTTCTACAGCTGGTACTGCTCTCTCAGATTTCTAGAACTAGCAGTCATCAGCCACGACCTACGAATGGAGGTGAGTTGGACATCCTTCAGTGAAACTTAGCGAATTGGCGTCGTTTGCATTTTGAAACAGCTTATGCGTTGTGCCCAGTTTGTTTTAAGCCACAGTAATTAAGCCTCCTTTTTAGAGGTTAACTCACTTGGTACATGGCTGAAAGCAAGGTGTCCATTAATGCTCACCCGAGCGCTTAGAGTGCTGGAATGTATTGAAGGATGCATTAAATCTTCTTCATAGCCCAGAGGCGCTAGGTACGCAATGAAAAACACACTACGTGGCTCAGGTGAGGCATCGCCCACACATTGAATTGCCTGCAATCTTTTGACAGAGGGAATTCAAACCAGAGAACACAAGACTTCTGCCTACTGCAATGAAGGGCATTGCTAGGTTTACTTTAATGCATTTTTGGTCTTACTGCTCATTACGTTCTTGTGAAGTCTTCAAGTACAAAACATTTAAAGGTATTCGCTTCAAGGACAGCCTTTGTAATAAATCCAGCAGTTGCTTTTTCACCGTCTTGCCAAATTGCACTATTCATCACTGTAGATTCGTTCGAACTCACGGAACTATGTCATCCAATTACGAATGTCAAAGTGACCAGCTAGTTATGGGCAGCTGGTATATGAAGTAATGTCGCGACGCTGCGTTTGTGAATTTCAGGCCCAGAATATAAAAGATGCGACCAAGAACGTGACCATGGCGGGCGCGACAAGCACGTACTTACGTCAAGTAAGTAGCGCAGGCACTGTTCGACAATTTAAGCGTGTAACCAAGTTCCATCCGCATTTGtcttctggtcacgaaactcccgCGTAACTCCCTGGGAGTGCTTCATATAACGCCTGACATGGTCGCATCACAGCGTTGGCGCAGATAGAATGGCGTAGGAGCAGACGCCGGACGGACGCCATGGTGGTGCTGTGTATACGCAGACTACTGCGCAAAAGTTGTATGAATGAATAAAccaaaaactttattttcacaaagcAGGTACCCGGCGAAGGTGGTGCAGTCTTACACTAGCGCCTCTGCtggtacagtcaaccacaaaagtttgtGGACCACGGTATCTCAGATAACAATCAATTTCCGAGCAGCGTTACTTTATTAGTCGgtaaaaccgaacatcacaatgttgttcgcatatactgCTAGAGGCTGTAAATTCAAACACTAGGCTGCATTGTGTGGCTGCGCAGATATTCAAGTTTTTCTCAGATGTCGTGTTACGTAAAGTCTTATTGAATGTACCTACTGCTCCTATATGAAGCATTCGAGGAAGTTTCCTGGCCATAAGGTAGGTATTTAAGGAACCTGCTTTAATTACGACCTACTTTTTAACACAAGAAGTACTGGACAGCACTTGGTAACACATTTATTGTCGGTAAGATCAGGAAGAAGAAATGAACTCTCGTTTCTTGTTTTCAAGTGCCGTACTTTAAGCCCTAGCTGCTCCGCTGGCAGTTACAACGAGCGTTTCGCGTAGCTTGACCCgtgaaaaacatttaaaaaatcgTGATACATATTTTCTAAACTACATAAGAGTGCACAaagcgagagacagagagaaaagctTTATTGGTGCAGTGATTCTTATTGATGAGTCACGATGGCCGGGCTAAAAGAGATAGCCAAACAGGCGGTAGCGGCGATTTTGCTGTTTTGCAtggtttttgttgttgctgttgattGTCGTAGTGCTGCTAATAATTGTTTGTTATATTGCGAGACTGAGAAAATAGCGCACCAGCAATCAAACTCCAACGACTAAATTATATCAGACTTAAAACGGGGCGACTAGGTTGCTCTtcatagtaaaagcagcgcaaaacAAGCCACAACACAAGACAGAGAAATGAGCAGGACAGGCGCTGGTCCTGTGTACTTCGCTGTCTTGTGCTGCCGCTTCTGTTGCCGCAGCTTTTACTACGGAATTgtataaaaacaaaagaaaaagaaaacaaccgtAGCACTTTTTGTGTAGCAACAAAACATCAAATCAAATGTCTCTGGCATATCCTGCTACAGAATGTACAAAATCTGAACATGATTTACCTTCAACTTGCTAACGTCCAGTCACAGAGCTTCTTACCAGGGCAGCCACTATCTGTACAGACACGAGACATCTGCGCAGAGTCTACTCAAAAGGGGGTGGGGGTGCAAGTTTTGTGAGGTCATGCGGGGCCACGTTTGTGAACGTTAATGGAAAATGTAAGGGATGGTTAACTTTAGTGGACGTTGTATCCATCGGTAAATGTTTGCAAACAGCCATTAATCGTGTGCTCCGTCAGAACTGATTTGGTTTGTTGCACAAAGACTCGGCTGTTGTTGTCGGTGCGAAGACTTCCTTTGTTAGTAGTCAACCCTTACCGAGCATACTAATGAAGCGTTTTCTTGTAATGGCGCAGGTTCGCTACCTGCATGACACAATAGATCCCGCTGCCATGTGCCTTACCGGGGCAAGCTTTTTCCGCCTTGACAGACCTCTCCTGGTATCGGTGAGTAGCCGCTAAGTATGAGGTCGGCCAGTTCATAACATTGCTTCTGCGGCCATCCCGATAACGAATAAGCTGGGGTGGACCGTGCACTTACTAGCCAGGGCAGGTAACCGTCGGTCTAGTCTAGCAACAAAATGGATGTAAGAGACAGAGGAACGAAATCAAGGGTAAGAGAAGCGCGAGTGCGCGCGTGACCTTAATGTTCATAGCACTGGGCTGCTGCGCTGGAAGACGGAGGTTCGATCCCGATCCTACCAAGGGTAGCGCATTTGTTCATAGTATTGTAAGCAGTTCCTAACTACTTTGGAAAAGTCCAACAGAAAATTCGAGGTGTATTAAGCGTAAGCGAGTGGGCGTCAAAGTGTGCATGGAACCTAGTTTGTAATGTATACGAGGTATGTAAGCGTCATTTTGATCAATGGGAGTGTGCAAAGTCATATGTGAAGCATTCGCGCGCAGTTATGGAAACATGTAGCACGCGTCAGAATAACTGGGGCGACGCTGGAGATCGTGGCAGCTGTCATGCTATACTGGGCCCATGATCACTATGTTGCAAAATGCGGTGCAAAAGATCAACAGTATTGCAGTATTTCAATCACTGCATCCCGAAAGCTTCACTTCCCTTAAATTCCCATAAATGCGTTGGGTCTGAGATCACTGTACCTCTATAAGAAAGCTCTCGAACTTAAAAACAGAAGATCGTGCTTTTTTGTCATCATGTTCTCTCACACTTTTACAATTACCGACAGCTAATTGTGCCCCtattgttccttttctttttaattctttaGTTCAAAGCCCCCATGGTACAACATATTCATCTTTTGCCAAAGCGCTTCTAGGCTTTTCTTAAAACGTCGTGCGAATCTGCAAGTCAGCCGGGATGAGCGACAATGTCAGTGTTAGGGTGCAGATGACAACCGATAATGAGCCTTTTGCTATTTATGGAGAAGCCCACGAGTTCTGAGAATAAATCCGTAAATGCAAGGTGCTCACTGAATAAAACGCTGCGCATAATCATACATATCTGCCTACGTATATGCAGTTAAACCCACAATTTATCTCTGGCACGTCCAGATTTGTTGCTCTCAGTGTCATCGTCAGGGCGCTGTTGGCGTTCACCACAAGCAGAGTTTCATACTGAGAGTGCCAGAGAAAAATCTGATGCTGCAATCTATCAGTGACTATGGCAATCAATTTTCCTCCGACTTCACGTTGATTCGATGGGAAAACCCATTGAAAGGTATCCTTATTGGAGGTTCGATGGTGTTGCCTTCAACTCTCAGAAAGTTTAATAAAGTAATGAAGTGCTTTTCCAGTAACTTATTTGATTCTACAATTTGCGGTTCATTAATAAATCATGACATTTTCCCGTGTGTAAAGCATTTGTTTAAATAAACGTATGTGTAGTGGCATCGGCTACTCATCTACGCCGAACTCAAATTGGCGAGCAATTCAGTAGTAATCACACAAAAACGACTAGTTCATAATTCAAGTTCACAGAATCAAATACAAATGCAACGCAAtccttctaaaaaaaaattgcaggatgcttaagcttcacctctaagagtggaacgcgatagcattcacagATCCCcgattctcacgcttcccggcaccTGCAGTTTTCTGGCAAACGCTGGCGACGAAGGCTACGcaggaaggcgagctttctggtagaaacgcggcctcttgcgtgggccgatccccgaGCTAGTGCATACCCATGCcaaaaaaaatatcatttttccggttTATGGTATTGTTTACCACTTTGAATGTTTCAGTCTGAGCAGATTCAACgtaaaggcatgcgctgtcagcGTTTCGTTTCATAACATTTGATTGTGGGCAGTCATTctaaaaattccgaggaataactttgtcaagaatgtaagacaaggtatgatcAGCTTTGGTGATAGAATGGTGTTGCAGCATAACCCGCACatgccgcatgtcatatagcgaggcgtggcatatacatataccgaaatatatacgggaattttcgctcacaccgacgccgacgctgacgccggattttctgcgacacggggcccttaaagcTATCGCGTTCGAAAGGCTGTTGCGAAACATATGTCCGACGTTTGCCTCCAACATTTTTTATAGGTGTGATAAACGGCTCCTACAGTGTTCTTACGAAAGCACGTCCGACGTTtcccgctgttttttttttctctgtttcatGCTCGGATGCGTCGGACATATGCACGCTGAACATAGATACATACTTCCCTCGCGTCAGCGCGTGTTCTTTGTGTTATGGCGCACCATGCCTGTTTCGGCACTCAGATCGGCGAGCTCATCTTTGCCGTAACAACTACCACATCAGCTTCCACAACATTGACGTGCGCTTTCACAGCAAGAGAAACGCATTCTCTTCATCGTCCCTTCACGTGATACTATGACAGCATATTCTTATTGCAAATAGAACAAGGCTGCAATTACGCTTCGTCACCGATGCGCCATGTGAATAGTGGGAATCGGTTAGAGTAACATTATTTCACTATTACGAAGATGTCGTAGTCGAAAGTGCAATTGAGTTGTTTGAGTTCCACACGTTATAGATGACGTATGTAAAGCGCaaaagaattgtttttttttttggaaaagcCTAAATCTGCAAGAATAATGTGGGAGAAATCTGAAAAGTTTGCGGTCGGTAGTTAATTATTAAGAGCACAGAAACTGTCGCTAGTCGATCGTTTTGTCAGCGTTGCGGCGAAATTTCCCATTCCTACACTCAGTACCTGGTTTGGATACCAATTCACTAAACTTCTTggtttttgtctttctttttatttttttggtacAGAAACAACATGGAAAGTAGCTTTTCCAGTTGTCATACTACCAGTGCCTCGAGAGAGATAGAAAAGAATgtggagaaaggcagggaggtcaaccagaggtagttccggttggctagcCTGCACGGGGGGAGGGTTAAGGGGgttaaaagagaaagagagtggaagcgggagatagatagagagagagacgaTCACGagcaaagcgcgtacactatagagccgtagggggcggcattcttgaAGTCTATCGTAAAGCCCCGttgaccgcaggaaccttaataacgcgagtaaggccttcaatgcggatgttctttcggagcactgacctaaagctttgagatTTGATAGTgaacgattgtccaactggtccagtactctgcacatcatttGTCTCTGGGCGCTATATCGCGGACTGACACAGATAATGcatgcgagcgtctcatcgatgttgcatgtgtcgcacgtggggctgttgaaCATTCCaaaaaggaaagcatatgagttcgcaatggcaacgcctagccacagacggtacagcatggtctgttcacgtcgtggtaacccaggcgggaggtgcatccgtatgtccggagacaacgaatgcAAACTAGTCATGGTGCAAttacgggacatcaatcgcagtccagccgcagcgtctgttcgcgaaagcggaatgaagaatCGTTGagcactttcatgtgcagatcgggcgccttcgtcggcgtggtcattcctgctgatgttacaatgtcccgGAAGCCATTAAAATATTATGCTGTGTGCCTTGTCATGGCTGTGATGAtatatgtgtcgaatttctgacgccagttgttcattgggtccgtggcgcattgggctttgtatgcactgaagggctgccttggagtcactagaGACTGcccattgttgcggtggttccAGGTTAATGAAATAAAGTGCAGTACGGAGTGCCGCGAGTTGTGCACCCGTCGATGTCATCACACAtgaagtttttaatttgatttcttcagattttgccgggatgatgactgccgccgcagagctgttgagttttaccgagccatatgtgtagacatgttgccgaaatctgtgcacgttgtgaatgtgttccagagttgcttgtttcaaaggtTGCAACGGCGCTGCAGTTTTGTTTCTGATGCTTGGAATCGTCaactgcacttgcggccggtgcagacactaCAATGGGTCTGACAATCATGTAGCAGgcgtaaattgtgatggcaagtagggctgctgtcttagaatacttttggcaaaagttgaatgtggcctttgtgctggcaagcaagcaagatcgtgggagggaatccgagtcaggtgtcggatgtcaAATTTCTTAAAGTCCTTGCCGCATTATTTTTGCTGGTTTCGGCGTGCAAGCGGCCGATTCTTGTGCGCTTTACGTCCATTTTGCCCTAAACTCTGATTGTATAAGCTATTTAACGCCTCTTGCGATAGAATGATGAGTACTCTGCTGCACTATCACTGTTGCCGTCGAAATGTGCTACAGCACGTACTCTCTCCATCTTGTCTGTGCAGGTTCCCAGGTAGCACACATTATGACAGGAAGGTATACGTGTTTAACAAGCAGCTCTGTACGTATTTCAGCCAATGTATTGTCAAGGTAGTGCGAGGCTTAGCGGAATGCGGTTGCGCCATTCTACGCCATTCTACCGTATCTTTAAGGCGACCAACTTGATTGTTAACGCGTTGTACAACGTAGCTTTAGACATCTcgtaaaagaaagagaagagaagGAAATTACGAGAATATGCCATATACCATGTTATACAAACTTACAATGAGCATACAAGGTTACACCTCTGGAATTTGTGTTCTCACAAGTGTCACAAAAGTCGATTTACATGTCTGAAATATGGCATACAGCATTCTTAAGAAGTGCTGCGTGTTCCAAACTGTTTCAAATATTTCATTATTTCCCGCGAGTGAGCAAGTTCTACAAATGCACGTACTGCCCATGTTGGGTATGCTTCTGTTGGCCAGGCACCCACGAGCTTTTCCAACGACGGTGGTCTTCTGCTAAGGAAAAGCAATTTTCTTGACAACTTCTGGCGGAAGGTTCAGTATTCTTTAGTGTAAGTGAAGGTGCTCTACATCTTCATCAGATTCTTCACCGAAACAAATGGGGCTATTTCGGGCGGTTAGAAAGCAACAATTACTATATGTAATTTGACATTCTAAACAACAACAACTATAAATGTTCGCAATTGGGTGTTTTGAAAGCAACTTTTACCCCATATATCTATTTGATATTATAAACAAAAAAGGATCAAAATTTCAAGAAACTATCGATTCTTTTAGAGATTGCATTGTACATAAATATAGTCACACAATGAATTTGCGAGAGAAAATTCGGCCTAGAACTTTTAGGGATACGCACGGTCGCTCACAGCCTGaactgaaaattttttttcgtctgctctGCCCACTGATTATTTCCTGAAATTAGTTTATTGTCCCAAGTCTTTAATAACGCTGCCTTTTATATGTCTCTCACGAACACTTTATAAATTTTGATTAGTGTGAGTGCCCGATTAACAGAGTCCTTGTTATTTTGGCGTTCCTCCTTTTGCGCATGTCTTCTTTCTTTGTGCACCTCCGGTTATTTATTTCCATTACGCGCCCTCCCGCCGGCCGATTCATTGCCTtcatcgccccccccccacccaccttGCCATTTTTGGTAACATGCCATATATATGATCATTATCATTGTCATCGCATGCCACCTATCTATCCCACGCTGCATAGCAGCCGTACTAACGGGGCAAGTAAAGAGTACCTCCAAATTTCACTCTAGTATTTTAGTATTGAACTCCAAAACTCGGAAAACGCGACTTAAACATTGTTGCAATACTTCGTGCGTTTCAACGTCGCTTCTAGCAAATTATGTTGAGAACTCGTTAAATACATAAGTTACAGTACCtcatcttctttattttttttatttacagattgCGGGTGCTGTGATAACATACACTGTCATAGTGGTGCAGACCAACGAGCAACTAGTCGGTGACTTGGCCGCCAACGTCACGATGGCGGTAACCTAGCGCAACAAACGGTGTCACATGTGAGTACTGATTCTCGCTGACATTGTGAACAGTACCTTCACCACCGATCCCACCTCCAGTCCTTCTGTGTGGTGGCTCATTCGAAAAATACGTACTAAGCATATGAAAATCAATGTAGTTCTCCCTATGGTGCTAATGTCAAACGATGTTATCTCCACTTAGATAATATTGAACTACCTTATACTCTTAACGTAGGAGTTGGTAAGGAAATTAAAGTGTAGTGGAAGCATTTCTTTTGCTCGGTTCAGTTCGTTTTTTATCCACCACTGAGACCTCGGCGATGCTGTTTATAATGTAGGTGTAGCACTGGTTCAACCTCTGCGAGAAAATGAAAACAATTCTAATTAAAACATTACATTATCCCGGCCTTGTTGCCTTGACGCCATCTGCCACTTGCTGATGGCGAAGTGTGAGCTGTGCTATGTGCC
This genomic window from Dermacentor albipictus isolate Rhodes 1998 colony chromosome 9, USDA_Dalb.pri_finalv2, whole genome shotgun sequence contains:
- the LOC139049909 gene encoding uncharacterized protein: MGCFHIGDLNEQAMTRASIKWRTPYVVYSAVWLFFVLFLQGLVLGNKISRLTSSATFTKALVVTVRLFALANALANIYCITIRANGLLEFLRKAARFETISGFPPPSRRAVASRRRCFFVFQKVAKLAVTVAAFAVLLTALFGPSSLASVRYRWNVVIKILSAFADVVFIFYESVMYLVLSCAAEVLVHYMKAQLRAFDNCQRCVRAAPCKADLALEVEAIRGSVSSIREMKACLNDMWNPAILTSSVCLLWSQCISLYCLFADRAARLDVWLGFFYSWYCSLRFLELAVISHDLRMEAQNIKDATKNVTMAGATSTYLRQVRYLHDTIDPAAMCLTGASFFRLDRPLLVSIAGAVITYTVIVVQTNEQLVGDLAANVTMAVT